The genomic segment TGAACTCCCTCCTTAAAGCTGTTGTTGTTAAAAAGCTACATCAAATGCACTTTTCCTAGTATTGCAGGTTTTAGCCAACAACAAGCATTGTGGTTAAGATTTTGGCTTTGCCAGAGAATGTGATCAACAATTAATTGGTAGTGGTTGGGTGGTTGGGCTTGAGTGCAATCATTGTTGGCAATAACTATTTCATCAATATACTCGACCCTTGATAATGTAAGAAGAAGCATGTAGGAGACAAGCATGTGCATGCTATCACACCTTAAATCTGGAACATAATACGGACGTGCTACCATAAGATGTTGCTCATAATAACACAAaactaataatatatatatatataaattatacAATAGTAAAATTGGtttaatatttttctatttattaaataaagatATGAAAGTGCAGGGCGTCTAAATTCAGAATTTAAATATTTCAAAGCTACATAATCCATAATTTTATGGTCATAAGCTAAATTTATTATTAGCATGTTACTATGCTTCGAGCTTATTATCTCGACCTTCACTTGGTTTATCCCTCCCTGCTTCTAGCAGCTTTATTtatcagaaaaaaataaagagaagaatGAGCTTCGCAGCTCCATAAGTAACCATGCACCACAGGATTAAGTATATAGAAAGTAAATTTTTTATTGTACAATAAAGTATTTTGTAGACATAGTAACGAACCATGTCGTAACAATCCAATCATGTAAGGTTAAAACTGGATCGGATACTAAtatattcatatctatatttgttttctttgatGAATACAGATACAGATATGGATGTTAGTTTAATGCaaaaattcatatatatatttgttttaaacgaatatggatacaaatcagATACCGAAACTATGGGTATAAATACAGGTGTAAattggataattaaactttagagtaaattacaaaaatcttTCTGAGATTAGGAATAAATTATACTTGCACCTAATAGTATGAAAAACCTACGCTTACCCCTTgaggtttatttttattcaatatTTTAACCCATAACTTAACAGAATATTAATCAAACCATTAACTTTTAATAGAACCCAAATATCACGtcagaaaaaatttaaaaaataaccaaaataaccTCACAAAAATCACTCTGAGGTATATGTTTATTATACTTACACCCAAGATTTTGTAAAAACCTACAACACCCATTTAAATTGACAGTGTTAGTAAAATCGTTTATCTATTATAAAAAGTTAAAATTATCTCTATAAGAAAAATAAGGCTCATATTTTACTTTTATGACTCTCGGAACTCTTCGAAGTATTGCATCTTCAAGAGTCTCCTTCTCTTCGAGATTAAGTGTCTAGGGGTTCTTTCCCACTTTGTCACCCCACCACGAGCGTCCCTTCCCGACGAGCAATCAACAAAAAGCTTTCAATTGATATCCGATGGCGAGCATCTTTTTCGAACAACATCCGTCCTTGATCAGGTTTTGTTCTTGCTTTTTCGTCCACCACATCATTGAGATTGAAGATACCGGTGTATTATTAGCTGATTTTGAGTTTTACTTGTCCAATCCTATAGACATGATTCCTTAACATTATCGTTGTGAACGAGGATTTTTATATCTATATATGGAGCTATAATAGCTTTAGAAGCCTATCATTTAAAGGATCCAAATCAGTACATGCGTGAGAACTCTTCTTTTTAGAGGGTACATCAGTTGCGATTCCATAGTCTAGCTTGGACCATAAACATGCTGGCTCAAGCGATAAAACTCTTGATGTTAGTTTTCTGCAGCAGAAAATTTTAGGGGCATCCTCTTGCTTGGAAGATttagatttctttttctttggcacaTGGCACTTTTTTGataattcatcaagatcaagctCAGACCTATGGCACTTCACTTCTCCTCTTTGGGTGGATGTTATATAACTTAAGGCTAGTTTggtcatttttttaatttttttctgatGTGGCATTTAGGTCCTATTAAAGTTAATAGTTTGGCTAACATTCTGTTAAATTATGGGTTAAAGTGTTGGATAAAAACAAACCTCAGGAGGATAAGCATAGATTTTTCAAACTATTAGATGCaagtataatttatccctaatCTTAGAAgactttttgtaatttactcataacttaggagtaattttgactttttatatgataaaatgGATTCAGTGACGCCGTTTATTTAACTAGGTGTAAGTGTAGTTTTACAAACTAATGGTAACGTAAACCTTACGAgggtttttgtaatttactctaaaCTTTATGACCATAGAATCAAAAATAGTACTAAGTAAATAGTAAATCAAGTTAGTAGCATATTAATAtggtaatttattttttcttaaaagtttatgagtactatataaaattaaataagattataaataaaatcgGATATGGATAGAGATCAAATAGTTGTCTATCCAGatccatatccatttttctttgaCGGATATGGATGTGGATATAGATACTAGTCAgatgctcaaatttctatccatattCGGATAGTTTTAGATGTGAAAATAGATCTAGACAGATATTATCTGATCCACTTTCCCCCTTACAATCATGCATATACAAATTATACAGGTTCGTAAAGTTGAATTCGAGTAAAGTCTAAAATATTTGTAGTCATTATAAATTTAGTATCTAGCCACATTATCAATTAAAATGGTGCTCAGAGTTTTTTCGTACTACGGTCACTATAACCCATGACAGGACTGTTTTTGTAATCAATAAGATATCATAGTTTGTAATCGTTATCAAATTTAACTCGTTAGTAGTAGGTCACTTTCGTTAGATGCTAGTTTTAGGATGTCAATTAGCCCCCATTCTAAGAGGCAGTCATATCTATCTGAGAGCTCGtaagatattttatattttttataaatcatACCTGTATAAATAGGCTGAAAACATGCTAAATGGcttcataaaaatttaaaaagcacaatcatgtcatatatatcattttcatagtaacatgcaattttttataatttatagaTCATAATTCATGTATAAATCGTTCACAGTAAAGCACAATGTTATTTGAtataaaatatgaattattCGTAATATAGATCCTAAACTTTAAGAGAATGCAATGCTAGTTATATCagtataatttatattttcatactttatataaattaaaattaaccaataatttaaaaattagtaAAATTTGAGCCATGGTCACTTACCTCGGTTAGCCTATAGATTACTCAGTTTAGATGGGCAAATCGGCTACATTTAtccaaaaccatttaagaagatATATAAATTTACATTCaactatttaaaaaaataaaaaaataaaaaactctaGGAGACCGAATGGAGTTGATCGGGCTTCATacctaaaataaagaaaagaggtAGGAAAGATCAGGAAGGCTATTGCATTAGAGTTGATCGAGGACTATCTATAGTGGTCTACTAGGGTACATAGAGAACAAAACAAACAAGAGATGGgatctattattttattttattttttactatatattattatttttattttctctctcctctcttttttctatttatttattttttttcttgtctctctcccttcctctatctctttctttcttttttttttttccttcttttcggcAAAATAGGGGCGTGAAACCACCCCTCTCTAGAACAGGGAAGTGGGGAAAAAAGAGCACGATGGCGCAACGGGGTTGTGCCCGAGAAGGGCGCCGGTTATGGGAGCCCGGCAATGAGAAACAACTACCAAAGAAGACGGTGaggtagaagaaaagaaaaaagaacgatTAGCAACACAGTGTGTCACTTGGATTCGTTGGCCTCTCGGTATACATAAGTGGCTTGGAAGGATATGAGGTTCTAAGTACTGGAATATAGGACGTGGGTGTCGAATATCAAAGTTCCTAAAGTATCCAACATATTAAACCTAAAAAACTTAGACACGAAGGCagttatattattttaattatttatatgtatactATACTGGAAATCTATGTGCAGTAATATGAGGTTATTTATGAGGGCTTCAAAACAGTCGTTGGCCATAATTGCACTAACGGGCCCATCCTAGTTACAAGTGACTTGGTTCAGGGCCCAGAACATCTTTATTTTGTTACGCCCATTGGAATGGTCAGCAGAGGCTGCAGAGCCCACCACCCtcactctttcttttctctcctcGATTCCCATTCAACCTGAAACACTAGACCGTGGGCGAGGAGGCAGCAAATTTACTTCAATGCGCATGCTTTTCGCCATCAAGAAGGAATTGAGAGTTCAAAGCATGGGATTTGCTGTCATGGTCTTAGGAGGACGCGACGGAGGTAGAGAGGAAGTaggtctcctcctcctcctaagttctcctcctcctcctcatcatctctctatctctatctctatctctatctctatctctatctcgaACTGCAAAGCAAGCAAATTCTCAATACACCCACAATTTTGTCACAACTagatatatttttagaattacAACAGATTCTCCAATGCTTCACAAAGCAAATGATATATAATTTTGTTCCCTTCAAAAAGATCTTTTTCATGAGGACTGCAAGGGGATCTAATCCTACACCCTAACCTACCCTGCCGAGACCTGATCGAGCCTAGCACTTGTAGAACCAGGATGCCAAAAAATAGGAGCTTGAAAGGAAGGCCGATTATCCTTTTTcttgtactctttactttctttttatttggtaGGTTGTATCCGCATTAGAACTATATGAAATGCCATTGTTAATAAGAGGCTGATGCCCTTCGGCATCAAATCCATGCAAACTAAAATATTGTAGTTCTTCGAGAAGATTTAATTGCTCCGTTTTCCCTGCTCACAGTGTCAAGACTACTTGGTCCTACCCACTTCTAATGATCTTTGGATACATGCATTCGTCAGTTCACAGTGATATTAATAATGATTAAGCTTGACCTCTTATccgggtttgagcttttcttccCACCAGATACGTCTTATAAGTTAGCAattcaaagtttttttttttttttttgttgaagaaaTGCAATTCAAAGTAGATGCCATATGATCTCCAAGATTTCCTTGTTCTTAATTGTTGACCACGAAAAAACGTTTTTGATGCCGCAGATTTCCAAAGAGCGGAATAAGAAGGGTACCAAATTCCCCTTCGATTAAATGACACAAGTTATGTCAAGATGCCAACTAGAAGAAACAATTCAACTAGCTTCAATGGCTGAAAGGAATGCATCCTCTTAAAAGTTTGATGCTGACCTGCCTACAATTTTGCATTTGATTAGTTACAGCCTGCAAGTCTAGGACCTTTTTCCCGATTTAACATAACatagattaaaaataaaatttaatgttAAAATTACTTGAATTACCAAAATGAATACATTTTGAAAGTTTGATACTAGTTTATAAACTGTCTAGATTTTTATGTTCGAGGACCTTATTTAGTAACTACAACTTCAGAGTTtaggattctttttttttttaaaaaaataaagtaaaacattattaaaaaaataaaatagaaggtCCAAAGGTGTAAAATTTGGAGAGAAAAGCtcccaaagattttttttttttttttttttaactttataTTTGAGGATCGAACATTTATCATACAATACTGATGCTCTGCTATTAAGCTATAAGGGAACTTTAAAACCTGTTTAAGGGAAAGTGAAGGAAGGGGTGGGCGTGGAGCATGGAGAATCtagcactctctctctctctctctaacaaaCTGATAAGGCCTCTCCCAGTTTAGTTTGGGTCCCGCTAAATTATGCCTTGAGATTCCAAAAATAATGCTTGCATGGTGAACTATAAATGATTGGAAGGCCCTTATAGAATTTCttttaagaagaaaaataaatatcattACTTTTATCGGAAAAGATTTTCTAGTTTTGCTCTATAATTTGGATTGTGTTGCCTATGGAGAGGGTGAAGTTGATCTTGCATGTCAAATACTATCAAAAATGGTATGTATCTCAAACTAGGATCAAATAAAATTAGTTCTATCTTGGGCTGTGCAAGCGGACAAATCGCGAGACTAACCTAAGTTAGTTATTTTGGTTCTATTTAGGTCGGATTTTTTGATATTCGGTGCAGGATTTAGAAAGTTTAAGAATTAGAAGAAATAGTTCAATTTGAATTTAACTTTTAAAAAAACCAACTTATACCTAACCAATCCATATATCTATGTGTGTATGGTTTAGGGTTGGTTCAATCACAAATTTCAGCGGTTCAAGCATTCTATAGCTCTAGTTGTTGCCCCCAGTTTCTTTAATGACTTCGTGCTTTCCTCCCATTCTACTATATGGGATAGCCTTTTGCCCACTCTCCTATACGGGGCCGAGTCTCGAATCTTGATTCACCCACTCTCCctttccttcctcctcctccaatgctCTCTCACATGAAATCCCTCTTCCATCCTCTTCTCTCTTAGGTGAAATCCCTCTCCCATCCTCCTCTTCTACTTTTATCCTCTCGTCTACTCTTCTTTGCTCGTAGAACCATGGATCCATGGAACCATAGACCCACATGCTCCACCATCCTTTTTCGCCACCCCCATCATCTCCGCCCCTGACTCCTCCCTAGCTACTAGAACCACCAATGGCTTGATTATCGGTGGCAATTGAAGCTTCCACCTCCATGcctatttttttccttctcttcaccATCAACCTCCAAGTCCTTATGGACTACGAGCACCATAGAGAAATTAGGATCACCGATCCTACCGATCCAACGGCTTAAAGTCCAGATTAGATGGCCACCTATGCCTAGGCCTTGCACCAATGCTTCTGCTTCAATTCGAGAACATGAAATTGTCTTCGCCCCTACTTTCATTTGATCTCATTAGGGGCCTCTCTCTATTTCGCCGACGCCCCCGCTTCAGTCTAGAACTTATTATTAGGCCTTATTTGTGGGAAGCATTTTAGGCCAATTCTATTCGACCCAATAAATCAAGCCGAACCGAACCAAATTTTTCAGATTGGTTTGAGCTGATTTTCACTTAACATTCGTTTGGTTTCAATTTTTGTTTTAGCAAACTGTTTCGATTtggttcaatttcaaaaataacccTAAACTGACCCAGCTCGAACTGTGCACACTCCTAATTTTTAACAGTTAGAGGCTTAGAATTTGTTGGCATGATTTTTACTTAGAAATAGAATGAGATTGGTAAAATGAATATCATACGTAAAGCAAAATATTCTATAACCATGTAAAATGTTCATGTCGCACTGAGCCAATGAAACATGGATCTTCCTCTGGATGGTCAGAGTGAAATTACGGCTCGAGCATATAGTTGTCACCTTCTTTATAGAGCTTGTCGTGGAGAgaggtttcttttcttttattaggaGGAAGCAGGAGCACATCTGGTGCTATTGAAACAAAAATCTTTTAtagtttttaaataaaatattttttcaaaaaaataaatatttagtaCTATCAATTGAGAAATGCTTAAAAAAactaaatgagaaaaaaaagaggctgCTTCTCGCCTTCTATGAGATAGCTAGCtctataatatataattattaaacATTAATACACTCAAACATATTTCTATTTAAAAACTTAATTAAAAAATGATTTCTAAAAATCTTTAAGAATCGCACTTTCTCTTGCCTCGTTAGCCAGTCAATCAGCTGTACAGTTACCTcccagagaagaggaagaaatgaaaataaacaaataaaataaaatgagaaTAAGGGGAGTAGACAGCATCCAAATCACAGCATTAGAGCAAAATATAAACCTTTTTGCCCTTCAGTGCTTTCTAATTCCATGATCTCCTAACTTCTAGTGTGTTAATTTCAGAATGGTTGTCCTAGTAGTCCTTGAAAACCCACATTCATAGGCCATAGCTTGCAACCACTTTCACACCTCAGAAGGCCACAGAAAGAGTTCCTTTGTCACACCATACAACGGAGTTCTATAAGAACTGCAtatcttcttattcttcttcttcttcttcttcttctttgatgAAGAGGGAGGCTTTCCCGGCCTTTATTAGAAAAATGGAGTTTACAGAAACTATTTATGAGGGATTCTATTAGACCTTTATATCATTCATTTGCAGAGACACATTGCATGCAGAGGCAGAGCATTGCAATGCAATACAACCACTACACGAGCATCAGTTAAAAGCTGAACATACTTGCCTGATTTCTCCTTCAGTCCCTGTCAGCACGCCAATCTTTCCCATTTTCACTATCGACCTAACGAAGTCGGATTCAAAGGATGGCCCGACGATCGAATTCATGGAGTCGAGGTAAGAGTCGATGATCGCCTTCGTCCGGGCATTGTTGTAGAGGTTAGCATCAGATTCTATCACTCCGAACCCCGATTGGATGTTGCTTAGTATCTGCATGTCGAAAACTTTTTCGCTCCCTCGGTCGAGTGGTAATCGAGCATTGGTGCCTCCTCCTTTGGGACACTGGGACTGGAGCTCGGGAAGGAACCGAGGATTTATGGTTGGATCTGATCCACCACCAGGAACAAAATTATAGAGCCGTTTTTCTATGAAGAAGCATGCAGTTGTTCCAATTGTATGCGCCCCTGGAATGCATTTACCAACCTATTTAGTGATGCAACTGAACAAGTAGGATCatcaactgaagatggattgcATGCTGATGCGAAATTCGATCGACTGCTACGGCAAACTACTTATCATTTGTTCATGGAAGGAAGAGTTACCACTGAGGACCACTAGATCTTTTTCTGAAAGGCCCTTCTGTGCGAATTTTGCTCTGAGCGCTGCTATTGTATCATTGACATCAGGCATGTTTGCTGCATCAGTTTCGTTAGAAACTCGACCATCTCTTCGGCCTGTGGGGACTTTATAATTTGGTCCTCGACTCTGCACCAAATGCTCGGATTATTTCCATGAAGGCAGGGAAAACTCTGTAGATCAGTTGGTGAAAAAACTAGTTATTTTAGTTTGATGGTGCAGATCATTTACCAGAACAACAGAATCGCGAGCTGCGAGGGCTACTATGTCTGCACAGGAGACAACGCCCGGGCATGCAGTTTCCAACTGGGCTTTCGCTCGGTCTATCACATCGAGGCCTCGCAGCCCGGCGTGGCTCTGCGCCTGCTTCTCCGGGCGCTTAGCATCTGTCTTCTCGATCAGTATTGATGCATCGCAACCCTTCATGCAGCAATTCACAGGCTCATGTTATTTACTTCGTAAGATAAACTAATGCAGATAAAggggagggaaagagagagggagacttGAACAATGCAGTCATGGTAGTGGAGCCTGAGGAGAGCTGCAGGTACAGTGGGGTCAGAGGAGGCAGCCGCCCTCACAACTGAGCGGACAATGGACTCAGCATTTGGGCATGAATTGGAGTAAAAGCCTACTTGAAGCTTCGCGAGGGAGAGACATTGGAGAGAGGAGAGCAGAGCCATGAGCAAGGCAGTGTGCCACGGCATGACTCTAGATGGTGAAGAAGTGGCCATGAGAGAGGCGGATGAAGAGCTTGGCTAGAGACACAGGAGGAATGATGGCTCCTAGGAGCTCTCATAAAACTTATAGGCCCTGGGGAATTGGAATGGAGAAATTGGCTGGACAAAATCGGCAATGTGTCACATTATGCATGAGGTTAGATTGAGTACAGGGCAAGCGTCAAAAAGCGAAACAGAAGAGTTGGTGGCATGCGTCTCTTCTTCATTTTGTTCATGGGCACATATGGGttaaagagagactccattgaaTTCTAGCAAAAAggcaaaagaacaaaaaaatggAGTTCATTAGGGCTTTTCATAAAGTTACAGTACGAGAACCTGTTCCTAAAAGCTAGCCCCAGATCAGCTGAGAAGTCTTTTAAGTTTTAACCCCTACATGGCACAATTCACCTATTAAATGGTCATGTCATGATTCACCGACAAGCCTACAACCTCTTTAGCTTCTCTGAAATTATGTTTGGACCAGCTATTCATTGTAGGAGCCTATCGCCATTCAACATTTTAGCTAAACTGAGGCACTTCACCGCTTTAATGGTTGGAATGTTTGTTGGAATTATTTCCTAAAACAACCTTGTAGGCTAGTTGCTCTAATCTTTAGGGCTGCTCCTTATACAATTTGATCCAACCAGGATTCGGAGGATcgtgagacacttagacaagatccAGGCCATGACTAGCACGAGAGTTGGGGTAGCATCTTCTTTCGCATGAGAGAAAGATTCATCTTCCTTCGCATGAATCCACCATGGGACCACGCGCTAATATATCTTAAAGCGCTCCGAACTCCATTCCGTGCAGGCGGATAAATGATGGAGTTCGGAGTGCTCAGAGATCTATGTAGTGCGTGACCTAATGGTAGATTCGTACGaataaagataaaaatacaAGCCCTTTCCCTCACGCAACATCTAATACCATTTATTGCTAAAAATACGTACTACTCTTTTTAACCTTCTAACAGACGCTAGCAATGTGTTCCTGGGACCATCCATCTGGTATCAATTGCCATTACTTCCATGGGCCAAGGCTGGTAGGTATGTATGAGCTGGGATCAAGATAAGACCACATCTTTCCTGAAACTTCATGTAGAGAAATGCTCATTACGGTGCTCAAATAAAGCTCCATATACTATATTGCATGAAGTGATTGGCGTGATTTCCCAGGTTGGCGAGGTACACAATGAGGTTATGGTGGGATGTACCAATCCCAATGTTGGGCCTTGAAGGCCTTTGTTGTCGGTCCATTTATTAAGCATCGGGCTCGTTGTTTCAGTTTGGTTGCCATGGGCCAGAGACTGGACCCACTTAATTAGAGTCCTAGTTGCTCTTCGGTTGGTGGGATGGAAGGTGGAACGGGATGTGATTATGTCTTCTATTTGCTCTAAGGGATGAGAGTTGGGTGAGAGCTGGTCTTGGAAATTGCAAGCACACGTAACAAAATATGATGCAACAAAATATGATGTCATGTATTTATAGCTCTTGGTTCTTGGATGAAGTTGTTTGGAAGTCACCATCAGGGGACTGCAGGTGCAACAAAAGAGCAACTCTCTATGGCTATAATATCTAGTAGAATGTATACACAAGGGCAAAACATTGGCCATCAATAAAAGATCATATAGTGCTCGCATCCTGACTTGGAGTGACCTATAATTGTAAGCTGATTAAAGTGGGTTTACCTAATGGgttatcatatttctttttGCTTTCTTATATGGATGGAAAATATGACATGAACAATTAAGTGAGAGTCAGAGGAGTTGGTGGGATAGAAGAGTGATTGAAGAGGCTGCTAATCTTGCAAAGTAGAGATTCGAAGTACAAGGTATTGGGAAAAGCTTACTCCTGCACAAAATCCTCAAACATGTCATCTTGTTTTTCCCCCGTCCAGGGATGGGACATAACTAATGCATCCATTATGAGCCAGTTACACATCTCGTTATGAGGTAAACTAACAAGATAATTAATTTTAATGTTGACTAAAGGCAATTTTGCCCCCAAAAAGAGTACAAATCAGGCAGAAGCGGTTTGTACCACTCTAATTAGGTCAGATCCAAAACAAAGAGTACAATATCATATATTCCACAGTAACAAATCAGGCAGCCATCTGGAAAGAAGCAAAGGAGGTGTACACTGGGACAAGAGCAACTCCAACCAGACAAATAATGGGCCCCGGCTAACGGGTGGCGCATCGGTGAAATGTTTTGGGCCAGGCCGGGTTGCCGACAAATGGCCCAGATACCCCATCTGGGTCATAAGTAGGCCCAAGTTCTTCTGGTCTGGAACGGGCCCTCTCTGCTCTTGTTTCGGGTTGTACCTTTCATGAGAAAAGTATAGTTCACGCTCTGTTGCGACGACAACCATTAGATCGCACAACAGTTACTTCTATATCTATAGAGGTGAACAGAGGATAAATATTGGAGTACTTTGAGATCCGTGCAAAATGCAGTTCATATCATGATCCAAGCTTAGAGAGAACCTATAAATTATGACATGAAAAATATGTAAATAAGATTTAAATAACAATATTTCTAAGACCCCTCTTCATGATTACAGCCTTATTGATTCTTAGAACTTTGGGGTTTTGGAATATGAAATTGGTGACCTTTTATGCTGCAGCTTGGGAGAGAGCTTAGATTCTGCCCGTGCTGCACCAGTGCTTGTTTAACGTGAGTTGGAGTTGGCCACGTGGAAAGACCACACGATTACTTGGTGGCCAAGAACCAGGAGCCGGGGAGAGTCAAAGTTCGGTGGAAACCTGAGAACGTGTCGTCCACCTGGCAGGCACAAAGACGACCGGGCTAAGAAGTCAGTCAAGTGCTTTGAACCCAATTATGCTCGGATGGAACATTTCCATTTGGCaagtcctccaaaaaccaacacCATTAGTAAAAATATGGAGAGACGATACCAAATTAATACTCCAAAAAATATGGCAAACTACATAGAGATTAGCGCCATCCaaattaaaagattaaaaaaaattaagagataGGTAATTGGTTGAATTAGATTTCCATAGAGTCTCCAATTTTCATAAAATAGGTCCAAATTTGTTATGCATACATATTGGATCGTAACATTGAAGATGGTCCTAAACAAAAATACTGAATAAACGAAGATCCACAAAGTCATAGTAAATAATTAGAAAAACATCAGATAATTATGATTGTGCTAGGTTCTTTGAAAGCTCGAATTTAGAATTGTAATTTAGTTAAGCTCGAGCCAACTTTGATTTGATGCCAAAGAACAGGTCTTCACATAGCTTATTCAGCACAAACTTaagatttttcaaaattttaatttctatGGAAGAggataattatttattatttaatataatgatattttattttatataaaaataaaaataatagtaaataaattttaaaaataattttatataaaaataataaatataataatatatatttatatttatatttatatttatatttatatttatatttcttaatcgagccgagctcgggtGAGCTAAGATGGGTGTGCTAGCTCTGTTTGTTGGTTAATCAATTGAACCAAATCTCAAAGTTACACATGGGCTAGCTCACTAATAGCTCTCGTGCGAGGCAACCTTATTGCAAATTCTAATACTATATTTGGAAGTAAAATAGTGCACCAAAGGGAGAGTTTCTCAGGGATAAGTGgcatgcagaaatctttttGCGAATTAAACCACagacatataatttttttatcaaatcaTAAATAAACAAGgataaaaaaattcttattttatttcttt from the Phoenix dactylifera cultivar Barhee BC4 chromosome 14, palm_55x_up_171113_PBpolish2nd_filt_p, whole genome shotgun sequence genome contains:
- the LOC103704847 gene encoding peroxidase 43, with translation MATSSPSRVMPWHTALLMALLSSLQCLSLAKLQVGFYSNSCPNAESIVRSVVRAAASSDPTVPAALLRLHYHDCIVQGCDASILIEKTDAKRPEKQAQSHAGLRGLDVIDRAKAQLETACPGVVSCADIVALAARDSVVLSRGPNYKVPTGRRDGRVSNETDAANMPDVNDTIAALRAKFAQKGLSEKDLVVLSGAHTIGTTACFFIEKRLYNFVPGGGSDPTINPRFLPELQSQCPKGGGTNARLPLDRGSEKVFDMQILSNIQSGFGVIESDANLYNNARTKAIIDSYLDSMNSIVGPSFESDFVRSIVKMGKIGVLTGTEGEIRQVCSAFN